The following are encoded together in the Micromonospora lupini genome:
- the upp gene encoding uracil phosphoribosyltransferase — translation MDVHVIDHPLAQSRLTAMRDARTDSSTFRAALHELTTMLVYEAARSFPVERYEVQTPVTSAEGTRLANPPLLVPVLRAGLGMADAALGLLPESSMGFVGLARDEETYEPRAYMESLPRDLAGLPVLVLDPMLATGGSLEHSCRLLADRGCTDITVLCVLAAPVGIERLERSGLPLRLVTASIDEGLNDSMFIVPGLGDAGDRQFGGMPRF, via the coding sequence GTGGACGTACACGTCATTGACCACCCGCTGGCCCAGTCCCGGTTGACCGCCATGCGGGACGCGCGCACCGATTCCTCGACGTTTCGGGCGGCGCTGCACGAACTGACCACCATGCTTGTGTACGAGGCGGCGCGCTCCTTCCCCGTCGAGCGGTACGAGGTGCAGACGCCCGTCACCAGCGCCGAGGGCACCCGGCTGGCCAACCCGCCGCTGCTGGTGCCCGTGCTGCGGGCCGGGCTGGGCATGGCGGACGCCGCGCTGGGCCTGCTGCCCGAGTCCTCGATGGGCTTCGTCGGCCTGGCTCGCGACGAGGAGACCTACGAGCCGCGGGCGTACATGGAGTCGCTGCCGCGCGACCTGGCCGGCCTGCCGGTGCTGGTGCTCGACCCGATGCTGGCCACCGGGGGTTCCCTGGAGCACTCCTGCCGGTTGCTTGCCGACCGTGGCTGCACCGACATCACTGTGCTCTGCGTGCTCGCCGCGCCTGTCGGCATCGAGCGGCTGGAGCGCTCGGGCCTGCCGCTGCGCCTGGTCACGGCCTCGATCGACGAGGGGCTCAACGACTCGATGTTCATCGTTCCCGGGCTCGGCGACGCCGGCGACCGCCAGTTCGGCGGCATGCCCCGCTTCTGA
- a CDS encoding phospho-sugar mutase translates to MAADTTDIDDIREQARRWLADDPDPASRAELTAVLDRLPASASELADRFAGPLTFGTAGLRGPLRAGPNGMNLAVVTQAAAGLVGWLAAQGGTGPLVIGYDARHGSRQFAERTAQVATGAGRPALLLPRPLPTPVLAYAVRKLGAVAGVMVTASHNPPQDNGYKVYLGAELGGELGAGAQIVPPADAGIEAAIRAVGPLTQVPLGRPGEVLGDDLVAAYVERATAVIAPDGPRDLSVAYTPLHGVGAAVLTAAFARAGFPVPGVVPEQAEPDPAFPTVSFPNPEEPGAVDRLIALADATGADLAIANDPDADRCAVVVRTGGGDDGRGWRMLRGDEVGVLLADHLMRRGVTGLYATTIVSSSLLRAMCAARGLPYDETLTGFKWIVRAGGGSAPLVFGYEEALGYCVAPEHVRDKDGITAALTVAELAAGLKAQGRTVTDRLDELAAEFGVHHTDQLSVRVDDLREIADAMARIRAATPTTLLGQPVDSARDLLPEADVVILRTATARVVIRPSGTEPKLKAYLEVVEPVVDGDVPTARRRAAQAVAALRGEIATALGV, encoded by the coding sequence ATGGCGGCGGACACCACTGACATCGACGACATTCGCGAGCAAGCCCGACGGTGGCTTGCCGACGACCCCGACCCCGCCAGCCGGGCCGAGCTGACAGCGGTGCTCGACCGGCTGCCGGCGAGCGCCTCTGAGCTGGCCGACCGGTTCGCAGGCCCGCTGACCTTCGGGACCGCGGGACTACGCGGCCCGCTGCGCGCCGGCCCGAACGGCATGAACCTCGCCGTGGTCACCCAGGCCGCCGCCGGGCTGGTCGGCTGGCTCGCCGCCCAGGGCGGCACCGGCCCCCTGGTGATCGGGTACGACGCCCGGCACGGCTCCCGCCAGTTCGCCGAGCGCACCGCCCAGGTGGCCACCGGCGCCGGCCGGCCGGCGCTGCTGCTGCCCCGCCCGCTGCCCACCCCGGTGCTCGCGTACGCGGTGCGCAAGCTCGGCGCGGTGGCCGGCGTCATGGTCACGGCCAGCCACAACCCGCCACAGGACAACGGCTACAAGGTCTACCTCGGCGCGGAGCTGGGCGGTGAGCTGGGCGCCGGGGCGCAGATCGTCCCGCCGGCCGACGCCGGCATCGAGGCCGCGATCCGGGCGGTCGGCCCGCTGACCCAGGTGCCGCTGGGCCGGCCCGGCGAGGTGCTCGGCGACGACCTCGTCGCCGCGTACGTCGAGCGGGCCACAGCGGTCATCGCGCCGGACGGGCCGCGGGACCTGTCGGTGGCGTACACCCCTCTGCACGGCGTGGGTGCGGCGGTGCTCACGGCGGCGTTCGCCCGGGCCGGTTTCCCGGTCCCCGGCGTGGTGCCCGAGCAGGCCGAGCCGGACCCGGCGTTCCCCACCGTCTCGTTCCCCAACCCGGAGGAGCCGGGGGCTGTGGACCGACTGATCGCGCTTGCCGACGCCACCGGCGCGGACCTCGCCATCGCCAACGACCCGGACGCGGACCGGTGCGCAGTGGTCGTCCGGACCGGCGGGGGCGACGACGGGCGTGGCTGGCGGATGCTGCGCGGCGACGAGGTGGGCGTGCTGCTCGCCGACCACCTGATGCGGCGCGGGGTGACCGGGCTCTACGCCACCACAATCGTCTCGTCGTCGCTGCTGCGGGCGATGTGCGCGGCCCGGGGCCTGCCCTACGACGAGACGCTCACCGGGTTCAAGTGGATCGTCCGGGCCGGCGGCGGAAGCGCGCCGCTGGTCTTCGGCTACGAGGAGGCGCTCGGCTACTGCGTCGCGCCGGAGCACGTCCGGGACAAGGACGGCATCACCGCCGCCCTGACCGTGGCCGAGCTGGCCGCCGGCCTCAAGGCGCAGGGTCGCACGGTGACCGACCGGCTGGACGAGCTGGCCGCCGAGTTCGGCGTGCACCACACCGACCAGCTCTCCGTCCGGGTCGACGACCTGCGGGAGATCGCCGACGCGATGGCCCGGATCCGGGCGGCCACCCCGACCACGCTGCTCGGGCAGCCGGTCGACAGCGCCCGGGACCTGCTGCCCGAGGCGGACGTGGTGATCCTGCGTACCGCGACGGCCCGGGTGGTGATCCGCCCCTCCGGGACCGAGCCGAAGCTCAAGGCGTACCTCGAGGTGGTGGAACCGGTCGTGGACGGTGACGTCCCGACGGCCCGCCGCCGGGCGGCGCAGGCGGTGGCCGCCCTGCGCGGCGAGATCGCCACAGCTCTGGGGGTCTGA
- a CDS encoding GOLPH3/VPS74 family protein — MTGVALAEELLLLAYDDTTGKATMPRISLDLGMAAAVLVELALAGRIAYDNGNLAVVDPTPTGEPVADEVLGRIAADTPHTPASWVQRLRHGLRDRILGDLCSQGVVQDVDETEMGFIHVHRYPVVDASVEADTRQRLTEALTGAAAPDERTAALATLVVVLRMESALGMSGAEAANARRRLQEIATGAGFSGEVSTEDSVVRPSVGLVVAALGIAVDQALGPRR, encoded by the coding sequence ATGACTGGTGTTGCGCTCGCCGAGGAGTTGCTCCTCCTCGCCTACGACGACACGACCGGCAAGGCGACCATGCCGCGGATCAGCCTGGACCTGGGCATGGCGGCCGCGGTGCTGGTCGAGCTGGCACTGGCCGGCCGGATCGCGTACGACAACGGGAACCTGGCCGTCGTCGACCCGACGCCGACAGGCGAACCGGTCGCCGACGAGGTCCTGGGCCGGATCGCCGCCGACACTCCGCACACGCCGGCCTCCTGGGTGCAGCGCCTGCGGCACGGCCTGCGCGACCGGATCCTCGGCGACCTGTGCAGCCAGGGTGTCGTGCAGGACGTCGACGAGACCGAGATGGGCTTCATCCACGTGCACCGGTACCCGGTGGTGGACGCCTCCGTCGAGGCGGACACTCGGCAGCGGCTGACCGAGGCGCTGACCGGCGCGGCGGCCCCGGACGAGCGGACCGCCGCGCTTGCCACCCTGGTCGTGGTGCTGCGGATGGAGTCCGCGCTGGGCATGAGCGGCGCGGAAGCCGCCAACGCCCGCCGTCGCCTCCAGGAGATCGCCACCGGCGCGGGGTTCTCCGGCGAGGTGAGCACCGAGGATTCGGTGGTCCGCCCGTCGGTGGGCCTGGTCGTCGCCGCGCTGGGCATCGCCGTCGACCAGGCCCTCGGTCCGCGCCGCTGA